Below is a genomic region from Desulfurella amilsii.
GATAAGTACGAACTTGCAGGCTATGACAGGGAAAAATTTATTTTTACCAAAGAAGACCTGATAAAAGTTGGCTTAGAATATAACAATAATAAATTGCAAAAAAAAGAAGGTGAGCTATGAGTGTGGAAATAGTGGTTTTCGCAATTTTAGCAATTTTCGCAGTTGGTGGTGGTTTTGGTATAATTGTAACAAAAAATCCATTTAGAGCTGCGATGTGGATGGTATTATCGTTTATTGGTTCAGCTGGTATTTTTGTAATGCTGGATGCGGTTTTTATTGCAATGCTTCAATTGATTGTCTATGCTGGTGCCATTACGGTAATGGTTGTAATAGCAATGTACACTATGGATAGGTTAACTATTGCTAGCTTAAAAAGATTCAACAATCAGGCTTACTTTGGAGCATTGTTTGGTCTTGGCATATTGCTTGATTTTATTGTTATAGCGTCTAAACTTAAGATAAATACGGTATATATGGGCAAAAATCTATCAATTGCAGGCAGCAATGTAAAAGCTATAGGTGATGTACT
It encodes:
- a CDS encoding NADH-quinone oxidoreductase subunit J — protein: MSVEIVVFAILAIFAVGGGFGIIVTKNPFRAAMWMVLSFIGSAGIFVMLDAVFIAMLQLIVYAGAITVMVVIAMYTMDRLTIASLKRFNNQAYFGALFGLGILLDFIVIASKLKINTVYMGKNLSIAGSNVKAIGDVLFKSYLLPFEITAIVLLIALFGAVALTKKDL